The proteins below are encoded in one region of Candidatus Eremiobacterota bacterium:
- a CDS encoding type II secretion system F family protein, with protein MKSYKYVAIDSSGETHGGEVSARNVDTVIMMLRRDDLTIIDVYSPSDRPGILQRISGFLMTLFGVKERIDERTVILFTRQFSTLIGAGINILRSLRSILIVEQDRKFKKVISGILMALREGFSISGALAKFPFVFSEVYIGIVKVGETSGRLSEAFRTIAQDLEKSYSFKQKTVAILTYPAAVLIFSLVIILLMFIYFVPSFTGIYDKVNMELPLCTLIVIKVGKCILDPVFWLYALIISAVAIFLAQSYIRTPVGRFTYDSMKLRLPIFGELITKRYLYQVFLNLACMLEYGVYMNEALTKIKEISQNTILKYHMEEVYQKVRQGDDLSEAMSAIWFVPRFAVDFIMTGEATGTMADMLRKSSEVIEQELLQRVETLLAMFEPLVISLLSVVLGFIIIATFLPLYNLIKVLS; from the coding sequence GTGAAGTCATACAAATATGTGGCGATAGACAGCTCCGGTGAGACCCATGGCGGCGAGGTCAGCGCCAGGAATGTTGACACAGTGATCATGATGCTGAGGAGAGATGATCTCACCATCATTGACGTTTATTCACCCTCTGACAGACCTGGCATACTGCAGAGAATTTCCGGGTTTTTGATGACTCTCTTCGGCGTGAAAGAGAGGATCGACGAAAGGACGGTCATATTATTCACGCGCCAGTTCTCGACACTCATCGGTGCGGGGATAAACATCCTGAGAAGCCTCAGAAGCATCCTGATCGTGGAACAGGACAGAAAATTTAAAAAGGTGATCTCAGGGATACTGATGGCCCTGAGGGAGGGCTTCTCGATCTCCGGTGCCCTGGCGAAGTTCCCCTTTGTCTTCTCCGAAGTATATATCGGCATAGTGAAGGTGGGGGAGACCTCCGGAAGGCTCTCCGAAGCCTTCCGGACCATCGCGCAGGATCTCGAGAAATCATACTCTTTCAAGCAGAAAACCGTTGCCATCCTGACCTATCCGGCGGCAGTCCTCATCTTTTCCCTCGTAATAATCCTGCTCATGTTCATCTATTTTGTACCCAGCTTTACCGGGATATACGACAAGGTGAACATGGAGCTGCCCCTCTGCACCCTCATCGTCATCAAGGTGGGAAAGTGCATTCTTGATCCGGTTTTCTGGCTCTATGCCCTCATCATTTCCGCGGTGGCGATCTTCCTGGCTCAGAGCTATATAAGGACGCCCGTGGGCCGTTTCACATATGATTCCATGAAGCTGAGGCTCCCCATCTTCGGGGAGCTTATCACGAAAAGGTATCTCTATCAGGTATTCCTTAACCTGGCCTGCATGCTCGAGTACGGTGTCTATATGAACGAAGCGCTCACAAAGATAAAAGAAATCTCGCAGAATACCATCCTGAAATACCATATGGAAGAGGTTTACCAGAAAGTCAGGCAGGGCGATGATCTCTCGGAAGCCATGAGTGCTATCTGGTTCGTGCCAAGGTTTGCCGTCGATTTCATAATGACGGGAGAAGCTACGGGCACGATGGCGGACATGCTCAGGAAGTCGTCGGAGGTCATAGAGCAGGAGCTTCTCCAGAGAGTGGAGACGCTCCTGGCCATGTTTGAGCCATTGGTCATCTCATTGCTCTCCGTAGTGCTCGGGTTCATCATTATTGCAACTTTTCTTCCCCTCTACAACCTCATAAAGGTTCTCTCATGA
- a CDS encoding SDR family oxidoreductase: protein MNILVTGGAGFIGSNIVDELIARGHRVVIIDNLSTGRRDNLNKEAAFHEMDVRNPEIDKVFESHRLDAIVHLAAQIDVRKSVEDPSFDADINILGGINLLRAAKKFKVKKIVYSSTGGAIYGEPRYLPADEKHPIRPMAGYGVSKYALEHYIELFSDLYGIDYTILRYANVYGPRQDPLGEAGVIAIFTGKMLEGKSPVIFGNGEQTRDFVYVSDVVKANVIALEKGSRDIFNIGTGEETSVNTVFNELRKVLGSSGEATYQAARPGEVFRVYLDNRKALERLGWKPEVGLYEGLKRTVEFTGAQSGEARSMPS, encoded by the coding sequence ATGAACATCCTTGTAACGGGGGGGGCAGGATTCATCGGCTCCAATATTGTGGACGAATTAATCGCCCGGGGGCACCGCGTGGTGATCATCGATAATCTCTCGACAGGGAGAAGGGACAACCTTAACAAAGAAGCGGCATTTCACGAGATGGATGTGAGAAATCCTGAGATAGATAAGGTTTTTGAAAGCCACAGATTAGATGCCATTGTCCACCTCGCTGCCCAGATTGACGTGAGAAAATCCGTTGAGGACCCTTCTTTTGACGCAGATATCAACATACTGGGAGGGATCAACCTGCTCAGGGCCGCGAAGAAATTCAAAGTGAAAAAGATTGTCTACTCCTCGACAGGCGGCGCCATTTACGGAGAGCCCCGGTATCTGCCCGCCGATGAGAAGCATCCCATAAGGCCCATGGCAGGCTACGGGGTGAGCAAGTACGCCCTGGAGCATTACATAGAGCTGTTCTCTGATCTCTACGGCATCGATTACACAATCCTTCGGTACGCGAACGTCTACGGCCCCCGCCAGGATCCTCTCGGTGAGGCGGGCGTAATAGCAATCTTCACGGGGAAAATGCTTGAGGGAAAAAGCCCCGTTATTTTCGGCAACGGGGAACAGACCCGCGATTTTGTCTATGTAAGCGACGTGGTGAAGGCCAATGTCATCGCCCTGGAAAAGGGAAGCCGCGATATCTTCAACATCGGTACAGGCGAGGAGACATCGGTAAATACTGTTTTCAACGAGCTCAGGAAAGTCCTCGGGTCAAGCGGCGAGGCCACCTACCAGGCAGCCCGCCCCGGCGAGGTGTTCAGGGTTTACCTTGACAACAGGAAGGCCCTCGAGAGGCTGGGATGGAAACCTGAGGTGGGCCTCTATGAAGGTCTCAAAAGAACAGTGGAGTTTACCGGGGCTCAGAGCGGCGAGGCACGCAGCATGCCGAGCTGA
- a CDS encoding type II secretion system protein yields MTRSTGGFTLVEMIVVLMLFGIALGLLIPYYRNYSEVRAVEFWKDMIVSDLNRCRTLAQHEEKMWGIKITGESSYQYVCSADEAFLWAEPEKKIRRNLADSASRTFFIDVADGSVLSFSPAASVGDSADSQWAPLTARMNSLPAPFSIKIKCGKHERSIEVSRNSYCEGHE; encoded by the coding sequence ATGACAAGAAGCACCGGGGGCTTCACCCTCGTTGAAATGATAGTGGTCCTGATGCTGTTCGGGATAGCTCTCGGCCTCCTTATCCCTTATTACCGCAACTACAGCGAAGTGCGCGCCGTTGAGTTCTGGAAGGATATGATCGTGAGCGATCTGAACAGGTGCAGGACCCTTGCCCAGCACGAAGAGAAAATGTGGGGCATAAAGATTACGGGGGAATCATCCTATCAATATGTATGCAGCGCCGATGAGGCTTTTCTATGGGCCGAGCCTGAAAAAAAGATAAGGAGGAATCTTGCTGACTCAGCATCCCGCACTTTCTTTATCGATGTGGCTGACGGCTCCGTCCTCTCCTTCAGCCCGGCAGCTTCAGTGGGAGACAGCGCGGACAGCCAGTGGGCTCCCCTCACTGCCAGAATGAACTCGCTGCCTGCTCCCTTCTCTATTAAAATAAAGTGCGGGAAGCACGAAAGGAGCATCGAGGTCTCCAGAAATTCTTACTGTGAGGGCCATGAATAA
- a CDS encoding NAD(P)/FAD-dependent oxidoreductase: protein MVDVVIAGAGPMGSYAAERLSSKGFHVMVMEEHEQVGYPVHCAGIVSERFLEKFHIPEDIVQNRLTRFRIFAPHGRIVECPPAIRAAVVDRRKLDEYYAGLARQAGALFSLSSRVIQVDQDSDKVYVRAREGGEEKTITAKLCILATGSMSNLPFRCGIDRPHFYSNSFQVEAVIEGLEGVELYLGNDFAPGSFAYAVSVNSATSKIGIMVRKRLKQCFDNLVGSPYLEGRIVRLEKKREFRRIPLGFPESSQNGRICALGDAAGQLKTTTGGGIYYGLLSAGILAETIVSSRKSGDFDTRALGSYDRKWKRVIGKELRMGLLFRRFIEYLSDDDFDAIFSILQKKDLLDVVEREGDFDFHQHLVLSLLKEREFHRVVYGLLHRGIRRLFQRRKKNLHAA, encoded by the coding sequence ATGGTTGATGTAGTGATTGCAGGAGCAGGTCCCATGGGGAGCTATGCAGCTGAGAGGCTCTCCTCGAAGGGGTTCCATGTGATGGTCATGGAGGAGCATGAGCAGGTGGGATACCCTGTCCATTGCGCAGGGATAGTAAGCGAGAGATTTCTTGAAAAATTTCACATCCCGGAAGATATTGTGCAGAACAGGCTCACACGGTTCAGGATCTTTGCTCCCCATGGCCGCATCGTAGAATGTCCCCCTGCCATAAGGGCTGCCGTGGTGGACCGCAGAAAGCTCGATGAATACTACGCCGGGCTTGCCCGTCAGGCAGGAGCCCTGTTCTCTCTCTCCTCAAGGGTGATACAGGTTGATCAGGACAGCGACAAGGTCTACGTGAGGGCAAGAGAGGGGGGCGAGGAGAAAACCATCACGGCAAAGCTCTGCATTCTTGCCACGGGATCGATGTCCAACCTTCCCTTCCGCTGCGGAATAGACAGGCCGCACTTCTATTCGAACAGCTTCCAGGTTGAAGCGGTGATAGAGGGGCTCGAGGGAGTGGAGCTTTACCTGGGAAATGACTTTGCCCCGGGCTCCTTTGCCTATGCAGTCTCGGTAAACAGCGCCACCTCAAAGATAGGGATCATGGTGAGAAAGCGCCTGAAACAATGCTTTGACAATCTGGTGGGGAGCCCCTATCTCGAGGGGAGAATTGTCAGGCTTGAGAAAAAAAGGGAGTTCCGCAGGATTCCCCTGGGCTTCCCCGAGAGCTCGCAGAACGGCAGGATATGCGCCCTTGGCGACGCTGCGGGGCAGCTTAAGACCACCACGGGCGGCGGCATATATTACGGCCTCCTGTCTGCGGGAATCCTCGCTGAAACTATTGTGTCGTCAAGGAAATCGGGGGATTTTGACACAAGGGCTCTTGGGAGCTACGACCGTAAATGGAAAAGGGTAATCGGGAAGGAGCTGCGCATGGGCCTTCTCTTCAGGAGGTTCATCGAGTATCTCTCTGATGATGATTTTGATGCCATTTTCTCCATACTGCAGAAGAAGGATCTCCTTGACGTCGTGGAAAGGGAGGGGGACTTTGACTTTCACCAGCATCTTGTGCTTTCCCTCCTGAAGGAGCGGGAGTTTCACAGGGTGGTTTACGGGCTTCTCCACAGGGGAATAAGGCGCCTTTTCCAGCGGAGAAAGAAAAACCTCCATGCCGCGTGA
- a CDS encoding ankyrin repeat domain-containing protein — protein MQAFFIIVLMLLCIAAVLVILKLNEKQKIIELFQYAAEGNSPRLIGFLKTNKRLVHARNRDGRTALLVALENGHGEAGLHLLKAGSDITFKENTGKTLIHFAALCNTPHLLDFLLSRGLDVNSQSFENITPLHIAAMKGNAASAERLIETGAEVNAKDNIDETPLHKAVQEGRIETAGLLLSRKAKVNAMNEKDPLPLLIALTKGHEELALLLIEKGADANAVDNFSITPLELARKTGNVKIIELLKKHGAQEKEKS, from the coding sequence ATGCAGGCCTTCTTTATCATTGTGCTCATGCTGCTATGCATAGCAGCGGTACTGGTCATATTGAAGCTCAATGAAAAACAGAAAATCATTGAGCTCTTTCAGTATGCTGCAGAGGGCAACTCCCCCAGGCTCATCGGGTTTCTGAAAACCAACAAAAGGCTCGTGCACGCCAGGAACAGGGATGGCCGCACGGCTCTGCTTGTGGCACTTGAGAACGGCCACGGCGAGGCAGGACTTCATCTCCTCAAGGCGGGATCTGACATCACCTTCAAGGAAAATACCGGCAAAACGCTGATCCATTTCGCGGCACTCTGCAATACTCCCCATCTCCTGGATTTTCTGCTCTCCCGCGGGCTGGATGTGAACTCCCAGAGCTTTGAAAATATCACCCCCCTCCACATTGCCGCCATGAAAGGCAATGCAGCCTCGGCGGAAAGGCTTATCGAGACCGGCGCCGAGGTAAATGCCAAGGATAATATCGATGAGACGCCTCTCCATAAGGCCGTGCAGGAGGGGCGCATCGAGACTGCCGGGCTCCTTCTCTCCAGGAAGGCCAAGGTAAACGCAATGAACGAAAAAGATCCGCTGCCCCTTCTTATCGCCCTTACAAAAGGCCACGAGGAACTGGCTCTCCTTCTCATAGAGAAGGGCGCCGATGCCAACGCGGTGGACAATTTCAGCATAACACCGCTTGAACTGGCGCGCAAGACAGGAAACGTGAAGATAATCGAGCTTCTGAAGAAGCATGGCGCCCAGGAAAAGGAGAAATCATGA
- a CDS encoding type II secretion system protein, which translates to MNKDHPRKSAGKSRAFSLLEAVIAIALMALCILIFAFILTDSLKAYRNMKAETSVKQKADGVIEQLTSEIRSAYALDTASCNNSRVVFFRSFEDRNSGQAYVYKISYEQVKDTVERAWWRTDNPSGANGRDVIATNIESLDLGYVVDLAKPGFTSSLKCEIKSRDKVQNRDITYRSATQSKRRVVKQADSVSVTDEK; encoded by the coding sequence ATGAATAAAGATCATCCACGAAAGTCCGCAGGGAAAAGCAGGGCTTTTTCCCTCCTGGAGGCAGTGATTGCCATTGCGCTCATGGCACTGTGCATCCTGATCTTTGCCTTTATCCTCACCGACAGCCTGAAAGCCTACAGGAACATGAAAGCCGAGACGTCGGTGAAGCAGAAGGCTGATGGCGTGATAGAGCAGCTCACCTCCGAGATCCGCTCCGCCTATGCCCTGGACACCGCCTCCTGCAACAACAGCCGCGTGGTTTTTTTCAGGAGCTTTGAAGACCGGAATTCCGGGCAGGCATACGTCTATAAGATATCATACGAGCAGGTGAAAGACACTGTTGAAAGAGCATGGTGGCGGACCGACAATCCCAGCGGGGCAAACGGCCGTGACGTGATAGCCACCAATATCGAGAGCCTCGACCTGGGGTATGTGGTGGACCTGGCAAAACCGGGATTCACCTCGTCACTGAAGTGCGAAATCAAATCCAGGGACAAGGTGCAGAACAGGGACATCACCTATCGCTCAGCCACCCAGTCCAAAAGAAGGGTGGTAAAGCAGGCTGATTCAGTCTCCGTGACCGATGAAAAATAG
- a CDS encoding hemolysin family protein — MEPHIAIPFENNYLILLILLFCIGCVAFFSSSEAALISVNRIRIKNLVEKGNKQAKAVERVISKHDKLFATILTTENMFIILASSLAGVLAVSLLGKNGIAISTLFMTIFIVIFGEITPKTFAAQNAVKVSLLVGQVMEKIIYVLSPVISLFAFISRSIIKALGVNPASNPYLLTEDEIKMVISDGAKEGVLAKAEKKMIEGIFEFSDTLAGQIMVPRVDMVAVSDEEPLAKAIELINKTGHSRIPVREGTNVDHIVGVVYAKDILKHMERDIAAMPVKEIMRSPHFAPESQNVMALLSDLREKKASITFIIDEFGGTAGMITIEMLLEEIVGDIEDEFDISLPKYEKISDDEYIVDAKMTIYELKEKLDIELPEGDYQTVGGFVINLVENIPSLGDTVEYGAYEFIIEKTESYRLSRIRVRRKKSRKKANHG, encoded by the coding sequence GTGGAGCCTCACATTGCCATACCTTTTGAAAACAATTATCTGATTTTGCTGATACTTCTGTTCTGCATCGGCTGCGTTGCCTTTTTCTCCAGCTCTGAAGCGGCGCTCATCTCGGTGAACAGGATCAGGATTAAAAACCTTGTCGAGAAGGGGAACAAGCAGGCCAAGGCGGTGGAGAGGGTCATCTCCAAGCATGACAAGCTCTTCGCCACGATCCTCACGACGGAGAACATGTTCATAATCCTTGCCTCGTCCCTTGCAGGCGTCCTTGCGGTGAGCCTGCTGGGGAAAAATGGGATTGCCATCTCGACCCTGTTCATGACAATCTTCATCGTGATATTCGGCGAGATCACGCCCAAGACTTTTGCTGCCCAGAATGCCGTGAAGGTCTCGCTGCTGGTGGGGCAGGTGATGGAAAAAATAATTTATGTGCTCTCTCCCGTCATATCACTTTTTGCTTTCATATCCCGCTCAATAATCAAAGCCCTTGGCGTGAATCCTGCTTCCAACCCCTATCTCCTCACCGAGGACGAGATAAAGATGGTCATAAGCGACGGGGCGAAAGAAGGGGTCCTGGCAAAGGCGGAAAAGAAGATGATAGAGGGAATATTCGAGTTCAGCGATACCCTTGCGGGCCAGATCATGGTGCCCCGCGTGGACATGGTGGCCGTATCGGATGAAGAGCCACTGGCGAAAGCCATCGAGTTGATAAACAAAACCGGCCATTCCAGGATACCGGTGAGAGAGGGGACCAACGTAGACCATATTGTCGGCGTGGTCTATGCCAAGGACATCCTGAAGCACATGGAAAGAGATATCGCGGCCATGCCGGTAAAAGAGATCATGCGCTCCCCCCATTTCGCCCCTGAAAGCCAGAACGTCATGGCCCTGCTGTCGGATCTCCGCGAGAAGAAAGCAAGCATCACTTTCATCATCGACGAGTTCGGAGGCACGGCGGGGATGATAACCATCGAGATGCTGCTGGAGGAGATTGTGGGCGACATTGAAGACGAGTTTGACATCAGCCTCCCGAAATATGAAAAAATAAGCGACGACGAGTACATTGTTGATGCCAAGATGACCATCTACGAATTGAAGGAGAAGCTGGACATCGAGCTTCCCGAGGGTGATTATCAGACCGTGGGAGGTTTTGTCATAAATCTTGTGGAAAATATCCCGTCACTTGGCGATACGGTGGAATACGGTGCCTATGAGTTCATCATAGAAAAAACCGAGTCGTACCGCCTCTCGCGGATCCGCGTCAGAAGAAAGAAATCCAGGAAAAAAGCCAACCATGGTTGA